A single window of Granulicella cerasi DNA harbors:
- a CDS encoding bifunctional folylpolyglutamate synthase/dihydrofolate synthase, whose product MTYAEALEKLASLGPEVRTGRAADGGAGMPPRKFSLDHIRVLLAELGSPETSFPSVLVAGTNGKGSTTATLASIAAHAGLKTGWYTSPHLLRVNERIHVSDGAKLVEIPDEAFGDAFGRAWSAAENLVSEGKLPHMPSFFEFFTATAFVYFAEQKIELAVLEVGLGGRLDATNAVEPIISVITDIGIDHTEFLGNTITEIAREKAGILRKDGVLVTLSQHQEANAAIGEVAMSLGVRGVDAARCLPPRSLMATGGIADEYSPLPRNKYAVAIDGEPILVNSPLRGVHQQRNLALAIATALELRANHGFTQITNAAIEAGIRETVWPGRLEWIPARGGRAAMLLDVAHNPAGAWTLRDALSHLPESMPRTLLFSALHDKPIADLARVLFPLFDSSSSDPERKGDHVVLAPIQNVRAATVDELLAAAHELDVPAHGAPHVPAALKQAEDVTPRDGVIVVTGSIFLVAEIRALLMEEKVR is encoded by the coding sequence ATGACCTACGCTGAAGCACTCGAAAAATTGGCCAGTCTTGGCCCCGAAGTCCGCACGGGACGCGCCGCCGATGGCGGTGCTGGAATGCCGCCGCGAAAGTTTTCACTGGATCACATCCGCGTGCTGCTGGCCGAGCTCGGCTCGCCAGAAACGAGCTTTCCGAGCGTGCTGGTGGCTGGCACCAACGGCAAGGGCTCGACGACCGCCACGCTTGCGTCGATCGCCGCCCATGCAGGGCTGAAGACCGGCTGGTACACCTCGCCGCATCTGCTGCGCGTCAACGAGCGTATCCATGTCAGCGACGGCGCGAAGCTCGTCGAGATCCCGGATGAAGCGTTCGGCGACGCGTTTGGCCGCGCCTGGAGCGCCGCCGAGAATCTGGTGAGTGAAGGCAAGCTGCCGCACATGCCGAGCTTCTTTGAGTTCTTCACCGCCACGGCATTTGTCTACTTTGCCGAGCAGAAGATCGAGCTCGCGGTGCTGGAAGTCGGCCTTGGCGGCCGTCTCGATGCGACGAATGCTGTCGAGCCGATCATCTCGGTCATCACCGACATCGGCATCGACCACACGGAGTTCCTCGGCAACACGATCACCGAAATTGCGCGCGAGAAGGCCGGCATCTTGCGCAAGGATGGCGTGCTCGTCACGCTCTCGCAGCATCAGGAAGCGAATGCTGCGATCGGCGAGGTGGCGATGAGCCTCGGCGTGCGCGGCGTGGATGCGGCGCGTTGCCTGCCGCCGCGTTCGTTGATGGCGACGGGCGGCATCGCAGACGAGTATTCGCCGCTGCCGCGCAACAAATATGCCGTCGCGATTGATGGTGAGCCGATCCTCGTGAACTCGCCGCTGCGTGGCGTGCATCAGCAGCGCAATCTTGCGTTGGCCATCGCAACCGCGCTGGAGCTGCGCGCCAACCATGGCTTTACGCAGATCACAAACGCCGCGATCGAAGCGGGGATTCGTGAGACCGTGTGGCCCGGACGCCTGGAGTGGATTCCTGCGCGCGGCGGTCGTGCAGCCATGCTGCTTGATGTGGCGCACAACCCTGCAGGAGCGTGGACGCTGCGCGATGCGTTGTCGCATCTGCCGGAGTCGATGCCGCGCACGCTGCTCTTCTCTGCGCTGCATGACAAGCCGATTGCGGACCTTGCGCGCGTACTCTTTCCGCTCTTCGACTCCTCGTCGAGCGACCCCGAACGCAAGGGCGACCACGTCGTGCTCGCGCCGATTCAGAACGTACGTGCCGCAACCGTGGATGAACTGCTCGCCGCGGCGCATGAGCTCGACGTACCCGCGCACGGAGCGCCTCACGTGCCCGCTGCGTTGAAGCAGGCGGAAGACGTCACGCCGCGCGACGGTGTGATCGTGGTGACGGGCAGCATCTTCCTCGTGGCTGAGATCCGCGCGCTGCTGATGGAAGAGAAAGTACGATAG
- a CDS encoding lysophospholipid acyltransferase family protein produces the protein MPQATQPIDVKPTHQPKMPPPFWKWTTYLLLMPLIALATTFFGTISLIAGLWDKSGRQQHWIARQWARLLLKIALSPVEVVNGERLKGLGCAVYASNHLSYYDTPVLFAKLPFQYRIMAKAPLWKIPFIGWYLNRSGQVPIDQSSARAGVASLARGVKTLDAGLPLVIFPEGGRAATGELQSMLAGAAWMAIKAQVPLVPLTLVGTYELLPIHVYALHPRPLKLIVGEPISTAGLTTKDAETLTAQMRQVIFDTFVAEHR, from the coding sequence GTGCCCCAAGCGACCCAACCCATCGACGTGAAACCCACGCACCAGCCGAAGATGCCGCCTCCGTTCTGGAAGTGGACGACGTATCTGCTGCTGATGCCGTTGATCGCGCTGGCAACAACGTTCTTCGGCACGATCTCGCTGATCGCAGGTCTATGGGACAAGTCGGGGCGCCAGCAGCATTGGATCGCACGGCAGTGGGCGCGGCTGCTGCTGAAGATTGCACTCTCACCCGTGGAAGTCGTGAACGGCGAGCGATTGAAGGGACTCGGCTGCGCGGTCTACGCGTCCAACCACCTGAGCTACTACGACACGCCGGTACTTTTTGCGAAGCTGCCGTTCCAGTACCGCATCATGGCAAAGGCGCCGCTCTGGAAGATTCCTTTCATCGGCTGGTACTTGAACCGTTCCGGACAGGTGCCGATCGATCAAAGCTCGGCGCGTGCAGGCGTGGCCTCGCTGGCGCGTGGCGTCAAGACGCTCGATGCGGGCTTGCCGCTGGTGATCTTCCCTGAGGGCGGTCGCGCGGCCACGGGCGAATTGCAAAGCATGCTTGCAGGCGCTGCGTGGATGGCAATCAAGGCGCAGGTGCCGCTGGTCCCGCTCACGCTGGTGGGAACGTATGAGCTGCTGCCGATCCATGTCTACGCGCTGCATCCGCGTCCGTTGAAGCTGATTGTTGGCGAGCCGATTTCGACGGCCGGGCTCACGACGAAGGACGCCGAAACGCTCACCGCGCAGATGCGTCAGGTGATCTTCGATACATTTGTCGCCGAACACCGATAG
- a CDS encoding type II toxin-antitoxin system Phd/YefM family antitoxin: protein MAMTTVNIHEAKTNLSKLIQMVEAGEEVIIARAGKPAVRLSAFVAPEKPKRKAGFLKDYGFKMPKDIKKPFEKDIEEMFYGNPKKFSK, encoded by the coding sequence ATGGCAATGACGACCGTCAACATTCACGAAGCCAAGACAAACCTCTCAAAGCTGATCCAGATGGTGGAAGCTGGCGAAGAGGTGATCATCGCGCGCGCAGGCAAGCCTGCCGTGCGCTTGAGTGCGTTTGTCGCTCCTGAAAAACCGAAGCGCAAAGCGGGGTTCTTGAAGGACTACGGCTTCAAGATGCCGAAGGATATCAAGAAGCCTTTTGAGAAGGACATTGAAGAGATGTTCTACGGCAACCCGAAGAAGTTCTCCAAATGA
- a CDS encoding type II toxin-antitoxin system VapC family toxin: MKLLPDTHILLWFATDAKELPREARRLLESDDHELFFSVASIWEVATKFALQRKDFTIDPEPLRLGLLQHGFQELDVQSKHAMALRTMPHVHRDPFDRMLVAQCLVEGLTLLTADRTLSKYAAPVRLV, from the coding sequence ATGAAGCTTCTTCCGGATACTCACATCCTTCTCTGGTTTGCGACGGACGCGAAGGAACTGCCACGAGAGGCACGACGTCTGCTCGAAAGCGATGACCACGAACTCTTCTTCAGCGTCGCAAGCATCTGGGAAGTCGCGACCAAGTTTGCTTTGCAGCGCAAAGACTTCACGATCGATCCCGAACCTCTTCGGCTCGGCCTCTTGCAGCACGGCTTTCAGGAGCTTGATGTGCAGAGCAAGCATGCGATGGCGCTACGCACGATGCCGCATGTTCACCGCGATCCGTTTGATCGCATGCTGGTCGCGCAGTGCCTTGTCGAAGGGCTGACGCTGCTTACAGCCGACCGCACGTTGAGCAAGTACGCTGCACCTGTGCGCCTGGTGTAG
- the ruvA gene encoding Holliday junction branch migration protein RuvA yields MIAHLRGTLLFKSPNAVVLECAGVGYELAVSVATFTDLGAEGSEAKLHVHTHVREDAFSLFGFSELQEKRLFEKLLTISGIGPKLAITVLSGISAERLVGAIRGGDHATLTKIPGIGKKTAERVVLELKDKLDDMQGYTPAGEVVPSLGAVADDVLSALVNLGYLRPTAQKAVETAAKDASIAGEFEKLFRAAMSAVR; encoded by the coding sequence ATGATTGCTCATCTTCGCGGAACGCTTCTCTTCAAGTCCCCTAACGCTGTTGTGCTGGAGTGCGCGGGTGTGGGGTATGAGCTTGCTGTGTCCGTGGCGACATTCACCGATCTCGGCGCAGAAGGCAGCGAAGCGAAGCTGCATGTGCACACGCATGTGCGCGAGGACGCCTTCTCGCTCTTCGGCTTCTCGGAGCTGCAGGAGAAGCGGCTCTTCGAGAAGCTGCTGACGATCTCCGGCATTGGGCCGAAGCTTGCGATCACGGTGCTGAGCGGCATCTCTGCGGAGCGGCTCGTAGGCGCGATTCGCGGCGGCGATCATGCGACGCTCACGAAGATTCCCGGCATCGGCAAGAAGACCGCTGAACGTGTCGTGCTCGAGTTGAAGGACAAGCTCGACGACATGCAGGGCTATACCCCTGCGGGCGAAGTCGTGCCTTCTCTGGGCGCTGTGGCGGACGACGTGTTGTCGGCGCTGGTGAACCTCGGCTATCTGCGTCCCACGGCGCAGAAGGCCGTCGAGACAGCCGCAAAGGACGCGAGCATTGCGGGTGAGTTCGAGAAGCTCTTCCGCGCGGCGATGAGCGCCGTTCGCTAG
- a CDS encoding DUF1440 domain-containing protein — protein sequence MAVKTEKHVVRGVLAGIAGGLVAAWMMNEFQAGPGKALTRAVNTPQENADAALHEGEPYQDATMKTADTLTELATGGRHLTWEQQERGGPIVHYAFGAIMGGLYGGLAELCSTASAGYGTGFGSALFVGADVLGVPALGLGAWPDEYPMHTLATPYAAHLVYGATTELVRRAVRKAL from the coding sequence ATGGCAGTGAAGACAGAGAAGCATGTAGTGCGTGGAGTCCTTGCAGGCATCGCTGGCGGCCTCGTTGCGGCGTGGATGATGAATGAGTTCCAGGCAGGCCCGGGCAAGGCACTTACCCGCGCCGTGAACACGCCGCAAGAGAACGCAGATGCCGCGCTGCATGAGGGCGAGCCCTATCAGGACGCCACCATGAAGACGGCCGACACCCTCACCGAGCTCGCCACCGGCGGACGCCACCTCACCTGGGAGCAGCAGGAGCGCGGCGGCCCCATCGTGCACTACGCCTTCGGAGCCATCATGGGCGGCCTGTACGGTGGTCTCGCCGAACTCTGCAGCACTGCAAGCGCAGGTTACGGGACAGGCTTCGGCTCCGCACTCTTCGTGGGTGCTGACGTCCTCGGCGTGCCTGCGCTGGGTCTCGGTGCGTGGCCCGACGAGTACCCCATGCACACACTCGCCACGCCCTATGCGGCGCACCTCGTCTACGGAGCGACGACGGAGCTTGTACGTCGCGCGGTTCGCAAGGCTCTTTAA
- a CDS encoding zinc metalloprotease HtpX: protein MSFLSRSLLILVALYGFVFVLGDVFLLHQHAPVWSGLVFVLVLAGVQYAISPWLIERFYNIGWYEGDIPQEYVEFVREVCAAQNMPMPNLGIIESETPNAFAFGRLQKDARVVVTRGLLNILSPEEVKAVLAHELGHIAHYDFAAMTLAAVAPMLLYQIYLWTDRMNNQGRIVSYCAYVAYWIGQFMVLLLNRTREYGADAFSAEITGDAPALSSALVKIAYGMVKYRGELRRLEKEGDSSEKKQSKRLLQAGQALGIMGIASVSDQSALALGYEDPAATARVMKWDLVNPWARFYELGSTHPLTALRLRALNRIAEKNNQPVQYPLPATNGMRWIGFPIEFAIWSAPLVLGFLLVSYFWVARSLEKMGLNLPVHLVGWMLISMGITWAIKIMYRYRGNFTPAKVETLLEDLDVSQMRSRAVVLEGEVIGHGNPGAFWSPDLVLRDDTGMMFLLYRSSIPFGRFVFALSKADSFIGERVRVEGWYRRGLMPYFEMSKIQGDVIESLHGRGPVTLFGTDGVQAPVKRTPLMARSYARWIQLGAAAVATVVGITFLQF from the coding sequence ATGAGTTTCCTCAGCCGTTCCTTGCTGATTCTTGTGGCGTTGTATGGCTTCGTTTTCGTCCTGGGCGACGTGTTTCTGTTGCACCAACATGCGCCTGTGTGGTCGGGCCTGGTATTCGTGCTGGTGCTGGCTGGAGTGCAGTACGCGATCTCGCCGTGGCTCATCGAGCGCTTCTACAACATCGGCTGGTATGAAGGCGATATCCCGCAGGAGTACGTGGAGTTCGTGCGCGAGGTGTGCGCCGCGCAAAACATGCCGATGCCCAATCTGGGCATCATTGAAAGCGAGACGCCGAACGCATTCGCCTTTGGCCGTCTACAGAAGGATGCACGTGTTGTCGTCACGCGCGGGCTGCTGAACATCCTCTCACCGGAAGAGGTGAAGGCCGTGCTCGCGCATGAGTTGGGCCACATTGCACACTATGATTTCGCCGCGATGACGCTGGCGGCGGTTGCACCGATGTTGCTCTATCAGATCTACCTATGGACGGATCGCATGAACAACCAGGGGCGCATCGTGAGCTACTGCGCGTACGTCGCTTATTGGATCGGACAGTTTATGGTGCTGCTGCTGAACCGGACGCGTGAGTATGGAGCCGACGCTTTCTCGGCGGAGATTACCGGAGACGCGCCAGCTCTTTCATCGGCCCTGGTGAAGATTGCTTACGGCATGGTGAAGTATCGCGGAGAACTTCGTCGTCTGGAGAAGGAAGGCGACTCGTCGGAGAAGAAGCAGAGCAAGCGTTTGCTGCAAGCAGGTCAGGCGCTAGGGATTATGGGCATCGCCTCGGTCTCGGACCAGTCAGCGCTGGCGCTTGGGTACGAAGACCCCGCCGCGACGGCGCGCGTGATGAAGTGGGATCTTGTGAACCCTTGGGCTCGCTTCTATGAGCTCGGTTCGACACATCCGCTGACGGCGCTGCGACTGCGCGCTCTGAATCGTATCGCGGAGAAGAACAACCAGCCGGTTCAGTATCCGCTGCCTGCCACAAACGGGATGCGTTGGATCGGCTTCCCCATAGAGTTTGCGATCTGGTCGGCACCGTTGGTGCTGGGCTTCCTGCTCGTCTCCTACTTCTGGGTGGCGCGATCGCTTGAAAAGATGGGGCTCAATCTTCCGGTCCATCTGGTGGGCTGGATGTTGATCTCGATGGGCATCACCTGGGCGATCAAGATCATGTATCGCTATCGCGGCAACTTTACGCCGGCGAAGGTGGAAACGCTGCTGGAAGACCTTGATGTCTCGCAGATGCGCTCACGTGCGGTCGTGCTGGAGGGTGAAGTGATCGGCCACGGAAACCCCGGAGCGTTCTGGAGCCCGGACCTGGTGCTGCGCGATGACACAGGCATGATGTTCCTGCTCTATCGCTCTTCCATTCCCTTCGGACGTTTCGTCTTCGCACTCTCCAAGGCCGATAGCTTCATCGGCGAACGCGTGCGTGTAGAAGGCTGGTATCGTCGCGGCCTGATGCCCTACTTTGAGATGTCTAAGATTCAAGGCGATGTCATCGAGTCGCTGCACGGACGCGGCCCTGTAACGCTCTTCGGTACCGACGGCGTACAGGCGCCGGTGAAGCGTACGCCGCTCATGGCGAGGTCGTATGCACGTTGGATCCAGTTAGGCGCTGCGGCCGTTGCGACGGTTGTCGGTATCACCTTCCTGCAGTTCTAA
- the dnaN gene encoding DNA polymerase III subunit beta, which yields MSTAALTPDLQAPTGNLDITVSRAELLRELTAAQSVVERKTTIPILSNFLFEVSDEGVLTITATDLDQSLKTSCPARVKKSGACTVPARKLYDYIKLLPEGDISIKLQDNHWVQIRAGRSNTKMVGMARANFPAVPEFPGVGVFKINAANLRNMISKTIFAISNEESRYTLNGALLVLKAESMAMVATDGHRLAHIEKTGENMEVSGEKKTLIPRKALAELMSLLNNSDAETLEFADDDQTLFFRIGGRVLTSRKLTGQFPNYEAVLPRDNTKFVIVRSEDLMGSIQRVAQFADERSGAIKIRLEQNELKLSAQSTDAGESEDIIETPYNYDPLVVGFNSSYLVDFLKATGNTGEVRLEFKDAQSAGQMRPEDGNEEVKYRYILMPMRI from the coding sequence GTGTCTACAGCCGCACTTACGCCCGACCTTCAAGCCCCCACCGGCAACCTCGACATCACGGTCAGCCGAGCCGAGCTTCTGCGGGAACTCACCGCAGCGCAGTCCGTCGTCGAGCGCAAGACCACCATCCCGATCCTCTCGAACTTTCTCTTCGAGGTTTCGGACGAAGGCGTGCTCACCATCACCGCCACCGATCTCGACCAGTCGCTGAAGACCTCGTGCCCGGCTCGCGTCAAGAAGTCCGGCGCCTGCACCGTGCCCGCACGCAAGCTCTACGACTACATCAAGCTGCTGCCCGAGGGTGACATCTCCATCAAGCTGCAGGACAACCACTGGGTGCAGATCCGCGCTGGCCGCTCGAACACCAAGATGGTCGGCATGGCGCGCGCAAACTTCCCGGCGGTGCCTGAGTTCCCCGGCGTTGGCGTCTTCAAGATCAACGCTGCGAACCTGCGCAACATGATCTCGAAGACCATCTTCGCGATCTCGAACGAAGAGTCGCGCTACACGCTGAACGGCGCGCTGCTGGTGCTCAAGGCCGAGTCGATGGCGATGGTGGCGACCGATGGTCATCGCCTCGCGCACATCGAAAAGACCGGCGAGAACATGGAAGTCTCCGGCGAAAAGAAGACGCTGATCCCGCGCAAGGCGCTGGCGGAGTTGATGTCGCTGCTGAACAACTCCGACGCTGAAACGCTTGAGTTTGCCGACGACGACCAGACGCTCTTCTTCCGCATCGGTGGCCGCGTGCTCACCAGCCGCAAGCTCACCGGCCAGTTCCCGAACTACGAAGCTGTGCTGCCGCGCGACAATACGAAGTTCGTCATCGTTCGCTCGGAAGACCTGATGGGTTCGATCCAGCGCGTGGCGCAGTTTGCAGACGAGCGTTCGGGCGCGATCAAGATTCGTCTGGAGCAGAACGAGCTGAAGCTCTCCGCGCAGTCCACGGACGCGGGCGAGTCCGAAGACATCATCGAAACGCCGTATAACTACGATCCGCTCGTGGTGGGCTTCAACTCCAGCTATCTCGTGGACTTCTTGAAGGCCACCGGCAACACCGGCGAAGTTCGCCTCGAGTTCAAGGACGCCCAGTCCGCCGGCCAGATGCGCCCCGAAGACGGCAACGAGGAAGTGAAGTACCGCTACATCCTCATGCCGATGCGCATCTGA
- a CDS encoding TetR/AcrR family transcriptional regulator, giving the protein MNVMEPSQAALLPVSVSEGVLSTRMESTPMAPAKQNKHEMKTKETRELLLRAAREIFVRDGYEKADLAEIAKLAGRTKGAIYAQFKNKEEIFIALVEAAALERRARMRAQLAKSDSVAGNVAAMREHYIHMVDDDTFGLLLLEFRLYTIRHPDVRARLAQLYKSIIPDNEETVYTAMLGSPGKGKHALPRTVSIHTVFALMYALQVEMKFDPHLFDPKISKIIAARIFDAVFDPPIGQ; this is encoded by the coding sequence ATGAATGTGATGGAGCCGTCGCAGGCCGCGTTGCTGCCTGTGAGTGTGAGCGAAGGCGTGCTTTCTACTAGGATGGAAAGCACGCCTATGGCTCCCGCAAAACAAAACAAGCACGAGATGAAGACGAAAGAGACGCGCGAGTTGTTGCTGCGTGCGGCTCGAGAGATCTTCGTGCGCGATGGTTACGAGAAGGCCGATCTAGCCGAGATTGCGAAGCTCGCTGGACGCACCAAGGGCGCGATCTATGCGCAGTTCAAAAACAAGGAAGAGATCTTCATTGCGCTGGTAGAGGCCGCTGCGCTGGAGCGTCGTGCGCGCATGCGCGCGCAGTTGGCCAAGTCCGACTCTGTTGCAGGCAATGTCGCGGCCATGCGCGAGCACTACATCCACATGGTGGATGACGATACGTTTGGGCTGCTTCTGCTGGAGTTCCGGCTCTATACGATTCGGCATCCAGATGTGCGCGCGCGGCTGGCACAACTCTACAAGTCCATCATCCCGGACAACGAAGAGACGGTGTACACCGCGATGCTCGGCTCTCCGGGTAAAGGCAAGCACGCACTGCCGCGCACCGTGTCGATCCATACCGTGTTTGCGCTCATGTACGCGCTGCAGGTGGAGATGAAGTTCGATCCGCATCTATTCGATCCGAAGATATCGAAGATCATCGCGGCGCGCATCTTCGATGCGGTCTTCGATCCGCCGATCGGCCAGTAA
- a CDS encoding glutamine amidotransferase — protein MKSAVAIRHVHFEGLGSLESVLSAQGFHISYFDIGVSDLTRIDPLRPDLLIVLGAPVGVYEDEHYPFLAVERNLLAKRLDAKLPTLGICLGAQQIAYTLGADVAPTSHKEIGFATIDLTDEGRHSPLRHLDGVKVLHWHGDGFAIPAGASRLASTSLCANQAFAIDEYVLALQFHPEIDNVAGMEQWLIGHAAELGEAKIDPRTIRNDAAACVAPLRNAAQRLFSEWLMQL, from the coding sequence ATGAAATCCGCAGTTGCCATCCGTCACGTCCACTTCGAGGGCCTCGGGTCGCTCGAGTCCGTCCTCAGCGCGCAAGGCTTCCACATCAGCTACTTCGACATCGGCGTCAGCGACCTCACGCGGATCGATCCGTTGCGGCCCGACTTGCTCATCGTGCTCGGCGCGCCCGTCGGCGTTTATGAGGACGAGCACTATCCATTCCTCGCCGTGGAACGCAATCTGCTCGCAAAGCGCCTCGACGCGAAGCTGCCCACGCTCGGCATTTGCCTGGGCGCGCAGCAGATCGCCTACACGCTCGGCGCTGACGTCGCGCCCACCAGCCACAAAGAGATCGGGTTCGCCACCATTGACCTCACCGATGAGGGTCGCCACTCGCCGCTGCGTCATCTGGATGGCGTGAAGGTGTTGCATTGGCATGGTGATGGCTTCGCCATCCCTGCAGGCGCCTCGCGCCTCGCGAGCACATCGCTTTGCGCCAACCAGGCTTTCGCGATCGACGAGTATGTGCTGGCTCTGCAGTTCCATCCGGAGATCGACAACGTCGCAGGGATGGAGCAGTGGCTCATCGGTCATGCCGCGGAGCTCGGCGAAGCGAAGATTGATCCGCGCACAATTCGTAACGATGCCGCAGCATGCGTCGCGCCGCTCCGCAACGCCGCGCAAAGGCTCTTCTCCGAGTGGCTCATGCAGCTCTAG